Genomic segment of Malania oleifera isolate guangnan ecotype guangnan chromosome 7, ASM2987363v1, whole genome shotgun sequence:
CTGTTTGTTAATTATTAAATTGCAACTACCAGACAAGGAGCTCAACAAACATGGAACCCTAAATTGCATCAGCACACATATGTTGCTAACCATAGCACCGGATGGGGTCCCGGCAGTTCTTTTCAGCAGACTGTTTTATGCCTCCACCTCCGCCCTTTTCTAGATACTGCTGATGATACTCCTCTGCCCTGTAGAATTTCTTTGCTGGAAGAATTTCTGTCACAATCTTCTTATCTTCCAACTCAATCTGCTTTGCTACCAGGGATTCATGGGCCAAACGAGCCTGTTCCTCATTGTAGTAGTAGATTCCGGATCGGTATTGCGTACCAACATCACCCCTCTAGCACACAAACACATCATGAATTGCACGAAATGAATTGCCCAGTGTTTGATGACCAAGTGAGTGTACTAGTTCCCATACGTGCAAATGGTCTAAAATAGTATTACAAATACACAAATATGCAtcaagttgaaagaattatggcaAGGCACACTCGGAAATTTATCCACACCCAAATAACATTTTTACTAAATATGAATAAGACATCAATGTTTTAACAATTCCAAATAACCTAACTTGTCAGAACTCATCAAAGGCCAAAAACCACTTGCTTGGGGTAGCACAAACGGGTACACAAATCCTCACCattaagctatatatatatatatatatatgagaattgTGGGAAGAACTTCTGCTAGCATTGAGAGATCTAtagttcaaagtggaacatgtttacagggatgCGAATAAAAGTACAGATTTCTTTACCAAATATGatgaatctggtatttctcgatcatataatTGTCAGGATGATCTTTTTCAGCAAGTCAGGAGAATGATTCGATTAGATTTGTTGGAATCACGGTATTCCCCccatcataagtgaggggttttctaataaactTAGGAGGTGCCGctctcttttaccaaaaaaaaaaaaaaaacatctttagTTTAAGGGTACAACAGCCTATGACAACATATTATTTCTTGTATTGTCTAATTGCCCACTTGCCATAAACCGAGTCCATTGACCCTTCTTTTCTTTGTAGAGCCTTcaacctaaatcgtaaaccaaCCATTCCTTCTCACAATGTCATAAGGTAGATATTTTGGGGAATCTCCCAACCATCAATTCACCTGTAAACCTCCTTTCTTTATCCCTAGTGTTGCGAATATGACATGTAGGACCACCCATCACAtgacaaaataaaaacaaaaatagtaCAAACCAAAAGAAAAACACACAAGAATTTTATGTGGTCAGAAGTGCACCTACACCGACAGCAccttttgggaaaaaaaaaaaaaacccagtaaACGAACTTACAAACAGCCTCAGCTTTCAACCCTAAGTTACAAACATAAATAGCCTTCGTGTGAAAAATCCAAAATACCTTTTATAAATGCCTCACTCATACACTGATTATGCTCCACCACTGGATAAAAATATTAACCACaaattaaattttactataagCTTGGTACATATAATTGGGATCCGGAAGGGagaaaaatcaaatttatcaATCGTCGATCATTTCAGACTTTTCATTCAAATTCTCAGTCCATATATTCTTTATCTTATTTCAATCTGCAAACCACACATGACATTAAGATTTTCCGAAGGGCATTTAGACCACACAAGTTCCCTTTTCTAATGATACCCAACTAGTAATCACTTGAAAATTCTTTCTCATTGAGTCCTCcataatgaaataaaaaacaCTAAAGGAGGGTTTGATAGCATGGATTTcagatcttgaatttgaatttgaatttggataaattttaatacagtTTTATACTACATCTCATCTAAATCCAAACAAATTCAAAGTCTCCActatcttaaatttgaatttgtgtgaatttatatGAAGTgatataagaaaaaaattatatcaaattttaCTCAAATCCACCCATTCAAGAtacaaaatccatgctcccaaagccaacataaataaaaaattgtCAATTCTATTTGATGCTAGCCAAACAAAGAAGTTAAAAAATCTGCCAATTCTATTTGAGTGCtattattttaaaattccaaaaatGAATATCCTATCTAAAGTAGGGCTTAAGTGCCTAAAAATTCTTTCTTCTAGCGcttacaaaacaaaaacaaaaacccatGATATTGACATTCCAGTGAATATAACAATGCATGTATACCTGCCGATTGAGGCTTGTGGGATCATGGCGGTTCCAGAAAACAGAGAGGAGGGTTGTGTAAGGGCAAGCATTCGGGTCGAACTGGACCCGGACGACCTCAACGTGGTTGGTGGATCCGGAGCATACGAGCTGGTAGGTCGGATCCGGAGCGCGGCCCTGCGAGAACCCCACCTCGGTCTTGACCACTCCCGGCACCCGCTGGAACGCCAGTTCCACTCCCCAGAAGCATCCCGCCCCGAACTGGGCGAACTGGTGTCCCGGGTGGTCCGGAGCATCCGGATCCGGACCCAGCGCCGGGTTGGCTTCGCCGCCAATTTTGTTGCTCCCCTCTCGGACCTCGCCCATGGGTATTGCACTTCTCCGAATTATCTCATGGAAACATCGTACAATGATTTTATAGTGTGTGTGAGAGTGGATACGTAGCATGGAAGGCACGCACGTGTTATTCTACACGTGCCAACATGCACGAACCTTGCCTTAAAGCCGTCCATATACAATAAATTTTTTGGGTGATTCTAGTTAGTCACGTTATAGATTTTTTcgtatttaattttaatttatttaaagatATTTAAGAAAAGTTCAAGTGGAATTTAATTCCCCATTTGATGTGTCCTAAAAAGTATTAGACCGTCCCGcattttttaaacaaaagatGTTGGATGGTCCAGCGTCTTTTAATCTAGGAGAGGTCACCGCTGTTTAACGCATGACAACCAAAAATACTGGATAGTTTATCGTTTTTTGCTATGCTATTTGACGTCTTCCTCCTTCCTTTTTCTTTGTGAATCGCAGAGCAAGCCAAGGCCGATAAGGAAAGGACCGTCGCAGAGGCGGGATGATCTGAAGGGCTCAGACCTTGCAGGCGACCATTGCTTCAGATTGGAGAGCCGACTTTATGAGACAAAGTTGAATCCAAACTTTGGGGAAGGTATTATATAAAGGAGGGAGATGAGGTATGtttcttaaatttaaaatattattatttttttgttaagatTCAGAATTTGGAATACAACTTTGTGTTGAGATTGTAGGTGTGGAGTTGCCAACAGCCGCACCAGCCCAGTCGCTAACTTGGACATTGAAGACCGGCGGCCACCTACTCTGCAGACTATGCTGAAACTGCAGCCACCGTCTTTGAATTTTTCCCCTccctgtgtatatatatatgtgcgtgTGTGTGCAGCAGTGTGTCGTGAGTGGTGTGAGAGATGTGTATGTAGTGTGAGTGCTGTAAGCGTAGAGTCTTGTGTAGTGTAGAGAGttgaggagtgagagagagagagagagagagagagttgagtagaGCAGTGTGGCTACTCCTCTGTAATTCTTCTCCCAGTATAGTGtagtggtgtgtgctcccgtggacgtaggtcgattcgatcgaaccacgtaaatccgctGTTCCAGTATGGATGTGTTTGATTTTTCTTCATGTGTGATTATTACTCCAGGTTTATCacaaacaattggtatcagagccaagttggaGTAGAATCGCCAGATCAGAGAAAAATTCCCGAATTTTGAGcctctgtccagtagctcaaaatttaattttgaggctaccatcgaACTCCTTTCGTTCAAACGAAACTAACGGTGGCAACCGGAGCTCCACACGACCACAGACGAGACCTTACGCGCTGCCAACGATTAGGGGATGTTCCCACGCCCCTGCACGCGCCGACGGAGACACCGCAGGTCCTTGCACGGGCAGCCACGCGCAGGAGAACAGACGGAGGAAGAAGACGCTCCACGTCAGCCCACGccacgtcagcgccacgtcagcagtgggTCCCACAGTCACCCGCCAATAGGTGGGCCCCACAGTTccacgtcagcagtgggcccCACATGCCACGTCACCAGACGGTGCAGTTAACGACGTCACTAACGCCGTCAAAGAATATTCCGTCTGTGAGAGGAATATTCCATTAAAGTTGACCATGTTTGACCAAGAGTTTGACCGGGCTTTTTGAAGCCATTTCGGGTTCGGTTTTCAAACAACTTAAGTCATTTATAGGGTTTTTGGTTGTTCCGGATCCAACTGTGCTGTCTGATTGTGCTAATTCTATCTCTAAATTAGCAAATCGAGATGTCGAAAGAAAAGAGCTCTtagatcgagatgtttgacgaCACGAACTTCGATTTCTAGAAAATGCAGATAGAGGACTATTTATTTGGTAAAGAGTTACACTTACCACTGATGAAGAAGCCaaaatccatgaaggagagcgagtgggagttgcttgaccgaaaagccctcggagccatcagaatgacgttttcgaaatctgtggcattcaatatcaagcatataacatccaccaagtctctaatggatgctctctctaatatgtacgagcagccttcagtcgcaaataaggtacatctcatgaaaagactatttatgatgaacatgtctgcaggtgaaagttttagcaggcattttaataacttcaatgagttgtcttatcaactcgcctcagtcgagataacgtttgataatgagatttggGCCTTgttgattctcagtcagttgcctgaaagttggaatggtgttgttactgccatcagtagctccgcaggaaaatcaaaacttgtatacgatgaggtcatcagcatgattttgacggaagaaatcagaatgcagtcaaaccatggctccacttcaagttcagccttgagCATGGAAAGTCAAggtagaggaaacaggcatggacaatcaaacaaccgtggaagatctaggcccaggcagtctaaatccagaaatcccagaggtactcaggatacaggttcccagagcacaaaagttattgagtgctggaactatggaaaaactggtcattgcAAGAACCAGTGCAAAAGTTAGAAGAaagagacgagggcaaagacagaagcaaatattgcttccgaaaatgatgatttgttgatctgctctttggagagcaaaagggagtcttgggtgttagactctggagcttcatttcataccacttgcagcagagattgcctggaggagtatacatcaggtaatttcagtaaagtatatctgggcaatgatcaaccttaaGACATTGCCGgaaaggggacagtgaagatcaaaatgaatgggtcagtatggaaactgagagatgtcaggtatattctagacttaaggaagaatttgatctcagtcggttAATTGGCAGATAAaggttataacacatctttcattggtgatgaatggaagatttcgaagggtgcattgacaattgcttgaggtaagaaaagtggtactctttatgtaactcctgatgcatgtatgtttattacagtcgctacaggaaatgatgatagcaacctatggcatcaacgactcggacacttaagtgagaagggactcaaggtgatgcactcaaagggtaagttgaatGATTTACAAtcagtgaagattgacacatgtgaggattgcatattttgGAAAAAGAAGAGAGTCAGTTTCTAGAGAAACAACAGTACCCCGAAGAAGGAGAGatttgagctagtccattcagatgtatggggaccaacaaccattttgTCTACAAAAGGAAAGCATTACCTCAtcacgtttatcgatgatcattcacggaaggtatgggtttacttcctgaagtataaatctgatgttttttatgcttttaaaaattggaaagcaatggtagaaaacaaaactagtttgaaaatcaagaagctgagaacatataacggtggagagtatgttgacaccaagttcaagaaattctgcttcaagcatggtatcagaatggaaaggaCTGTGCCaagtacgcctcaacacaacgaCGTAGCCAagcggatgaacagaacgttgatAGAAAAAGCCAAAAGCATGCatatgcagtcaggcttgccaaagatgttttgggcagatgctgtcaacacagcagcttatttgattaatagaagtccttcagtaccattggactatagtctagtagaagaagtttggagtaacaaagaggtaagactttcacatttgaaattttttggttgtgttgcatatgtacatatcaatgatcatgtcagggataAGTTGGATCCAAAATCCCGGAAAtacactttcatcggttatggtggagatgaatttggataccgtatttgggatgatgaaaacaaaagggtgatcagaagcagagatgtgatttttaatGAAAATGTGATGTACAAATATAGGCACACAGCAGAATCCACCGAACCAGTTCATAGAGAATCAACCTATGTAAATATGGATAATGTCCCAGAATGTGTCGGGACACACCAGCAGAATGCCAAGAATCCTCAggcggaggaaccagtggagcagatcgtcgcaccaccgcctCTTACTCCAactccagagcttaggagatctactcggccccatgtaccaaacagaaggtatatagattatttacttcttacaaatgAAGGAGAGCCCGAaagctatgatgaagcatgtcaagcaggagatgcgagcaagtgggagcttgcaatgaaggacgagatgaagtccctcgcctccaacagaacgtgggaactagttgagttgcccaaaggtaagaagtcccttcacaacaagtgggtgtacaaaatcaaagaggagcatgacgactCCAGAAGATACAAGGCTcagttggtagttaaaggcttcgagcagaaggaaggaattgactacaccgacatttttgcactagttgtgaaattgacaaccatcagatctatTCTGAGTATTATAGCCttagagggtttacatcttgagcagttagatgtgaagacggagtttcttcacggtgatattgatgaggaaatctacatgcatcaaccagaaggattcttagagaaaggtaaagagaatttggtgtgcaggttgaagaagagcttgtacagtatcaaacaagctcctagacaatGGTACCGGAAATTTAATGGCTTTATGCAcaggaatgattttctaaagtgtAACGCCGACCACttttgctacttcaagaggtatcaatatagctatatcattctgttgttatatgtggatgGCATGTTGAttgcaggaccagatatagaagagatcaggaaattgaagcagcaattgtcaatggaatttgacatgaaggacttaggctcagCGAAGCAAATACTTGGGATGCAgatctccagagataagcgaTAAGGAAcattgcagttatctcagtcggAGTACATTAGTCGTGTTcaacagaggtttaacatgagtaGCGCCAAAGTAGTAAATACACCTTTGGCAGGACACTTTtgcctctccaaggatcaggttccccagatagatgaagagaaggacttcatggctaaggtaccttacgcctcagccattggaagtctcatgtatgccaTGGTTTGTACCAGACCGAACATTGGCCAAGCAATGGGAGAAGTCAGTAGATTCTTGTCTAATCTAGGGAAGACTTACTAgaaagcagtgaagtggatcttcaaGTACCTCAggggcactattgataagtgcttatgtttcggcaaaggagatttgaaagtcaaagggtatgtagatgccgattttACTGGTGAAATTGATCACCGCAGGAGCACCACTAGATACGTGTTCACTATTGGCACAatagctgttagttggatgtcgcagatacaaaagattgttgccctatccactacagaagctgagtacgtagcagtgacagaagccagcaaagagatgatttggcttcagggtttgttgacagagtttgggttaaagcaggagaggaatgttttgtacagcgacagtcagagtgcgatacatctgacAAAGAACTCTACATTTCACTCCAGAACCAAAAATATcggattgcgttatcacttcatcagatctttACTAGAAGATGGAGTACTgacacttgaaaagattcaaggtagCAGAAATCTAGCTAACATGTTGATGAAGGTAGTGACTACAGAAAAGCtaaagttgtgctcaacttcagttggtcttcatgcttgaagacagacatgagcacatcatttgcctatacactggttgagatgttGTCTCCGTCTCCAAGTCGGAGATTGTTGAGATTGTAGGTGTGGAGTTGCCATCAGCCGCACCAGCCCAGTCGCTAACTTGGACATTGAAGACCGGCGGCCACCTACTCTGCAGACTTTGTTGAAACTGCAGCCACCGTCTTTGAATTTTTCCCCCccttgtgtgtatatatatatatatgtgtgtgtgtgtgtgtgtgtgtgtgtgtgtgtgtgtgcgtgtgtgtgcagCAGTGTGTCATGAGAGGTGTGAGAGATGTGTATGTAGTGTGAGTGCTGTAAGCGTAGAGTGTTGTGCAGTGCAAAGAGttgaggagtgagagagagagagagagagagagagagagagagagagagagagagttgagtagaGCAATGTGGCTACTCCTCTGTAATTTTTCTCCCAGTATAGTGtagtggtgtgtgctcccgtggacgtaggttgattcgaccgaaccacataattccgaTGTTCCGGTGTGGATGTGTTTGATTTTTCTtcatgtgtgattgttgctccccAACACTTTGTGTTAGTTCGTGGTAGAAATTAGTATTTGCTACATTAAATTTAATTGTATTGAATAATATTTGGTGATTTGAACCATCATTTGGGAACCCCcaatttgaggttagggttttttttcatATCTTAATTTgttcatatttaatttatttgaacTTGTTCTTATTTTGttaagatttggaattttgagTACAAATTTT
This window contains:
- the LOC131160437 gene encoding peptide methionine sulfoxide reductase-like, with protein sequence MLRIHSHTHYKIIVRCFHEIIRRSAIPMGEVREGSNKIGGEANPALGPDPDAPDHPGHQFAQFGAGCFWGVELAFQRVPGVVKTEVGFSQGRAPDPTYQLVCSGSTNHVEVVRVQFDPNACPYTTLLSVFWNRHDPTSLNRQRGDVGTQYRSGIYYYNEEQARLAHESLVAKQIELEDKKIVTEILPAKKFYRAEEYHQQYLEKGGGGGIKQSAEKNCRDPIRCYG